The genomic stretch GGTTACATAGGAAAAAGTGCAATTAGTGGAAGAGGCTTATTTCACTTCATGTTTATCTTTTCATTGCCTTGCAAGTAGTTTCAGACTCAGAATATTATACTTTTTAGCAAAGGGCAAAAGTGTGGCTTGCATTTTGATGTTAACACCATCTCTGTATAGCTAAGTGAAGGTATGCCAGTATTCACACCTCCTGAGTATGTACTGGACGGTCTCCCACATGAATCTTACAAGAAACAGGTTATCTTTACAGTTTTATAGCTCAGAAAGCTAAACTATAAGCATACATATACAAAATATACATTAGTTCACtgcagtctaaaaaaaaaaacccaaaaatttCAACTTAAAAATGAGGTATGATAAAATAGAGCAGTTCCTATTTATGTGCAAGCCTATATTCTTTCTAGAAAAGCTAGCGGCAACCttgctctttttaaagaaactagCTTTACCAAGTATAGTTAATTCACTGTCTTCAATATGAAGGACCTTGCCTATGTTATACAGTTTTGAAAAGTTATCACTAACTTTGCAATAGGGAGCAGGACAGTCAACCATCAGACATTATAAGATTAGATCAGGAGAGCAGTCAAATCACGTAATGCTACTACAGACTAGGATGTCTTCAAATCACTTGGTCTGCTTTGTAGACTAGCCATGGCTCCAGCTATTACTTCTAGCATTTAGGGTTGTAGTGTTGTTtgagtgttgtttgttttttgtttttttgttatttttttttaaaggcacatttttctttcaacattAGAAGGTAACTATCTGCCTGTTAAGTGAGTAGGATGAAGAAGGTAATAGCCAAGGTTAAACTTGTTCTCAAATGCAGGATACATATTCACAAGGTAGATGTAGACACAGATGTCCTCCCAAAACAGTGGTGACTTTCACCACTCActcatttattttgcattgttttctgtATTCTCATTTTTAACATACAATTTTTTGATACTTCTAGAAGaccagctttggaaagaaaaataagttgTGCATCTCTACACacctttcttcttccccttctcccactTTTCCATTATTGTCTCCAAGTTTTTTAACCTGTACTGAAGCCACAACCCCTAGCCATGCACTCCTACCTGCCTCTGCTACAAGCATGTAGAGGGTCTGCAGCGAGCCCCCTGTCCAGACAGCATCACCTCATCCCTACCATGCTCCTACCAGGCACAAAACAAATTGTGGCGTTCTGTTCACGTACCCTCTTGCACACACACAGTTACTACAGCTTGCAAAGATACCATTGTCTCTTGTACTTCCTCATGCTCTTCTCTAGTGACTGAGGAAAATGAATAACAAAGAAAGCATATATTTAAGATACAGGCATGCTATTTCTGTGGTAGGTGGCAGATGCATGGGCTTTatcttgctttcctttctgtCCAAGGATAAGTTTTGGCTAAGAACTTTAGTAATGTAACATGGTTAATAAGTCCCACATACTAGTGAACTTGGATTTGTGCAGGCAGCCAAAGCCTGCCAGGTGGCTTTGTTATATTGTACATGAACCAGGAAACTAACACTGTTCTGTTGCCAAATGGAAGAATGCTTCCTAGCTAGTATCTGTCACCAATATGGTGACGAATTTTCAATCCCTCCCAAGCTCTGCCACTGTGGAAAGAGACCACTGGACATCCTTGGACTGCCTAATTGATCAGGCTCTCTCTCTTGCGCTTTCCTTGGAGCCTGAAGATCTATACAGTCATCCCTGGCAGATGGTATTTGAACGCCATCAGATTTCCACTCTGCATGGAGAATCTTGTAATTCTGACCCTCGTTATTGTCCCAGAAGATGTGTTCTCCGCTTTGGTAAGAAATGCAAAACTCAATCTTTTCTTGAGAGGAAATGGCAGGAGGCAGGTCAATAGTAAACGAGAAGGTGTCGTTGTCAGAATCACCATAAACATTGTTCATGTATATGCACTCAATGTCCGTGTAAGTCTTCCAGGTATCAAAGGTAATTCGAACCTGAACCTTCTTCTCAAAGCTTACATTTTTTACTTTGACAGTCCCCGACAGTACCTTCTCTAGGAGGGTGCAGTTCTCCAGACAGACAAAGTTCTTCTGCAGGCGGCTCCGGAAGTCCAGGTAGTCAGCTGAGGGCCGAGGGAAACCCAGAATCAAGTTTTTCTCTTCATGTAGCTTTAAGCTAGACGTGATGTTCTCAAGGCCTAGCAAGTCAAACTGCAAGTCCCACACAGGGTGCTCCTGAAACTCGGAGAAGGTGTGTATGGCTGTCAGGGACAGCCCCTTCGAGTCCGCAAATACGACTCGCTTCTTGGCTCGGGCTGACGGGCGGTTCCAGTCGCTCTTTTGCGCTTCAGCATCACGTTTCATATTGAGGCATGGGCGGAGAGGTTTGAATCTGTTAACGAAGTTGTTTCTTTGACAGTTCTCAAGGGGGCTGAGGAAGCTCTTCAGCGGCGGTGAATGGGCTAAGCAAATTCTCATGGCCACATCCACAGGCATAATGGGGCTTGGCAGCGGTCGCGGATCCAAGATCTGTATCATTCTGAAACAAGCAGAGACAGCAAGTTACATTGCCTGCTACATCAGGGAAGGTGCCTCTTAAGAATGCATTTTTGCTTCATTTGCCTTCTTAATTATTCATGGCCTGCTCTTTGCACAGCTTTAAGTAACTCAGACTAAATTAAAATTGACTGCCAGTCAGTTCAAGCTAAGGAAGTAGGAGGAGAGTATTCAGCTATTTCTTGCAGATTCTGAACTCTTGATTCAAATGTAGTCTGTTTGCTTTTCCAAACCTCTGTGGAAAAATGGATTTTAGTGACATCtaattaaatatattcattttcttgaaaatacaggagaaaaaaaattctagacAATCAGTGCAGATGGGTCTATTCACAATTAAAGTGTTCATCTACTTTAAAGTTTCCCTTACAGAGACTGAACCAGGTCTTAAAATTTGTGCAAGCTGGATCAGCTGCTTCATCTGTGAGCAGAGATAGCACTGTGTTAAACAAGTTATCAGTCCCATCACACAGCATCAAACGGGACAGCATCACACTATGGTTCTGAACAATCAAACGCATTTATTAGGCAATCTGGTTTTGGTTAATTCAGATGAACAAAAGTGCAATAGAAGTATTGTCTTTGAGCTATTAACCCACGTCTAGGTAACAGAGCTATCTTGCACTGTTAATTTTGGCTGTTGACTGaataggggaaaaaaggggggaaggaatcCGTTTTCATGTCATCATGCTTCAAGAACTAGCTTAAAATATATCTTTCTGTAATCCCCGAAGTCCACAACTAAAGCCTGCTGCAAGAATGCTATGGCCTGATTCATAATGCCGTAAGCATTCATAAGCCTCCCTGTGAGATGATGAAAACTGGTTATTATGCAAAAACCTGGTCCATTTCAAGCCAGTCTGCATTTATATTTGTGGAAGTGAGCTTCAGCTGCAGTACCTCTCGTCTGAGACTGATGCACTCCTTTTTGGAGATACGGAATTTTTTTGTTGAGTCATGGGAAGCAAGAACACTTgctttgtcattttaaaaagatatataaATAACTTTCTCCTTCCCATTGGTATTCCAGagcacctccaaaaaaaaaaaaaaaaaaacctgcagaaacCTCGCAatttttctcccttgctttttTATTATAGCAGTATTTGCCATAATAGGTAGgatgcagagagcagcagcagcaagttaATCAAGGCTTGTCCCGCTTTATCGGGACCGGAGCTAAAGCCCCAAAGCCTCTCTCCCGGCTCCGCGCGGCCGGGCGCCAGCTCCTGTTCCCCGGCAGGATGGAGCTTTTTtgcccccctccttcccctcccctcccctccccccccccccggcagcctgcAGGGAGGCGAGCGGCGggtggccgcggcgccggcgcttACCTGCCGCAGTGCATGGGGCAGCGCCGGCCGCGGGCGCCGTGCAGGGAGGGAGAGACCGAGCGCGGGCGCCGGctctcgccgcggggccgctgcgcgcctcCCCGCGCGCCGCCTTTAtggggcgctgcccgccgccgcggcggccaatgggcggcgccgcccgccccggcccgagccggccagagccgcccaggggcgcggcggggcccggccccgctcggctcggcgcccccgcggccgcttcACGTGTCCGTCGCGTGGGGCtgcggggggcgcagcgccgagcacctcGCCCCGAGAGAAACGCccgcctttcttttttctttttttccccgctTTTCCCCCCTGCTTTTCTCTCGCTTTTCCCTTCTGCGGTGTGATAGGCGGAGGCGGGGGCGGTAGCGCACAGGCCGGTACCGCAGGCTGGCCGCGGGCCGGGAGGAGGTGCGCGCCCCGCGCCCAGGGCGCTCGCtttttgcagcctcctgccctgtagctttcccgcccgcccgcccggcgcggcgcctccAGGCCCTGGGGACAAAGCAGCAGGGCTTTGCACTGGAGACCCAAGGGACCCACAGGCCGTCCAGGGCTGCGCGCGCCTTCCCACACCACCCACGTCGCCCAGTGCTTGTTCAGGGCAGCCCAGAGGAGCCCCATCTTGCTGTCTGCTTTCCGAGCCTGCAGCATCGTATCAACCCAACCTGTGCTTAAGATGTTAAAATAAACCTCCAGTCAAATCCCAAACTCCCCCAAAGTGGTCTCCAAAACTACTGTGCTTGaaatcactttgatttttttttttttttttccaaaggcccCATGTCCTTACTGCATCGCCTGTTAGAGGCCAAGGGCAGCTCCTCGTGCTGTATGCGGCTCTGAAGTCCCCACAGTCGTTGCCGAGGAGGAGCCAAGCGGAGCCCTCCAGGCAGGAGGGGGGCTGCCCCATGGGAGCTGGGGGAGCCAGGCCCTtgggggccctgctctgagcctcaCGGCCACCTCATCCCAGGGAGATGCCCAGCAGGACACACGGCAGCACTCACAGCCCCCATGGAGCCGAGGGAAAGCAAGCAGGAGGGCTGAAAGGAGCTTGCTGAAACAcctgccttttcaaggaaaacaaacaggatTTGCTGTATAGCATTTCCAGGTGAGGTGGGTATGGTTTAGCACGGCAAAGCAGGGCTTCGAGTCGCTGCTGAAAGATATCAGCTAGTGGAACAAAAACAATATCCAGCTGAAACTATGAAGCATAAGCTTTGTTGAAAGGAACTGGAGCCCCACGTTGTAAGATATGTTGCCAGGGCCAAAGTCTCTCATCCTGGAATATAACTGTCTTTGTTCTCGGTGGAAAAAGTACTTTTGCACATTTAAGTTGAATGAGGCTATGCACAAGTGACTGGCAGGAAGTCCTGTGGTCTTTATGAAGCAAAGTGGGCTTGCAATGATGACCAGATGATCGAGGCTTTTCTAGCTCTTTTCTGTTCTTGGTTTGTGAGCTAAAGGAGTGAAAAGCTCTCCTAAGGAGTGCGAGAGTTTGTTAGGAGATGATGTGTGAGTGCAAGCCAAGGCATAAAGGGAAGTGTGACAATGGCACCTCCGTTTTGGATTCAAGCTACACgggagcagagaaaaagaaaagtctgccAGGGCCGGAGGGGagaggcctgctgctctgctgacTGACACGTGGCACGCCGCTCTATGCGCTCTTTCTGTACGTGTAATTAGAGCATTCACAGGACACCAAGACTTCACTTTCTGAGCGTGGACCCTTGGTGACTGAAGCTCCTGCACTTCATGCCAGTCCATGACGATGACTGTCACACAGGCGAGGTCTGAAGCGCTAGCTGGCAATGTAGACAACGGTCTTTGGAAATGCAGTCGTCTGTTCCTTGGCGCCGGTTATTCAGGATGACCTTCCCCAGTCCTCTGCTTCTCAAGTCACGTCCCCTCCGCACACATCCTCTTCCTCTCATTTTCCCTGTCCGTCTTCCTCATCTCTTGGTGGCTACCAGCTCCCTCTCAAACACAGGTAATGTTTTCTCACGATTTGCTCAGGAAAAGTCCTAGAAAGCAGTACATGTGCACTTGAAGTCTTGTTGGCTCTTAGGTTTTACTTCTCTAGAGTAAGAACTAAAAATGATTTCAGCCCTAGCCACATGCATGACAGCAGTAAGCAGGACCCAAGATCCCCCATAGGCTAAAGGAGAATCAGGCATATGGCTGACACCAAATATCCTGTATTTACctgttataaaaggaaaaaagcataaCCAACTTTGAGGAGGTGTTATGAGCCTCTGCTACCTGGAGTCTGTCCTTGGAGCTCTCCTGGTAGCACCACTAAGCCGCACTGCTGCGGTATCAGTGAGCGCACACAACAGCTGGGGCATAGCTCACCATAAACCTATAGGCATTAAATAAGATCTGGAAAATTGCTTTATTCCACATTGACCCATCCATGCTTGAAGCCTGCCCAAAAGGAGTTACCTTGAAGCTTTGCTATACACGTTTCTGCTACACGCCTTGTTGCACTGTTTGCTACTGTAAAACACTTTGCTCCTGTCCTATTACAACACGTGTTTTGCCTGActtagaaaacattttgaaagattaTTTAAGGTGATGTGCTTAGCAAAAAACCAGCAGTGAGATACAGAACCTTTTCATGGACAGATCATTGCCCAAGTTAGTAAATATGGGCTGGAAACTGCAGCTTTTTGGCTTCTTGGTAACCTGAAGTGCGTTCATGGTCATGGACTGGTGTTGCAGTGCCTGGGTGCCAATACAAGCAGAGAGGGCTGTGCACAGCCAGAACTACTCTTTCCTCACCCAAAGAGGTGTCTCAGGATTGTACTGAGCCAAACTAATGGGGTTATCTGAGGTAGCGCAACAGTTTGCACTGTCAGTGATGGTTCTCTATCTGCTCTTTTTAGAGGGGACTCAGGTTTCCAGTTATTTTGGTACAGCAGCTTTCCTGTCATCAGCAGCTTAAAAATGtagatctgtctgtctgtcttatcTTCAAATAGGGTTGCTAAAATGGGAGCTCCAGAGAAAAAAATACCATTGTCTTCTTAAGCATTTGACAGCAATTTGTGCCACATCAGCTTTCCTGACATTTGCAGGTGCATTTCATACAGAAGCAAGGGGAGAAATATATTCCTGGAGGAGGCAAGGGTGATTATAAAATCAAACCCCATCATAGGGGTTGTACTTCAAACTGATTCTGTAACAAGTAAAACAAAATTGACACAGATATACTAGTTCTCTCCCTTTTCCTGAAAATGTTACTTCAAATATAAAACTCTAATTGTAACAAATTAACCAGTGTAAATTGCAACCAGTTTCAGTAAACcttaaatgtatgtttttaaaagtagTTTCCAGTCAAAATTATCCCTAAGCAATGTAACGCATGGGCTGGCTTTTCAATGAGTTCACAGAGATTGCTCTGTGACAACGCGGCAATCAAGTCCAAGCTGTTCCGTTCAAagacaaatataaaatattagcTCCACAGTGAATGCTTTTATATGTGGACAGCCCGACATGTCTCGCTGTTCTTCACCTGTCTAAATGAACAGACCCTTTTCTCAATCAGCAACTTTTAGAGCAGATGATAAATCAGAGAGCTAATGggttgtttgttcatttgtttgttggCTGTGGTCATTTTGTGGCAGAGTAGGATGAAAGAGCTGCTTTCTTCAACCTCTGTTCCCAAACAGAGCAATTAAACAAGGTTTTGTGGTTTAGTGTTTGACTTTGTTACTTTTAGGTTGCTGTTGCTGTGCTTCTGTGTTGTGTTCCCCAGAGCTtcaggagggaagaagggagatcTGTTGCAGTTGAATGGCCTTTAGCATTTAGTTGAAGCCTTCTGAGCAACGATAAACAAGCATTTCCTCAGAACAATGTTAAGTCAAAGCCACATTTATAGAAAAAAGtccatacagaaaaaaatataggcTTCCATTTCACTTGTCTGGTAAGGCATCCCTTGAAAAAACTGCTGTTGTTTGCAGGATGGAGAGTAATACTAGTTCAATGCAGTAATGGCATGCAATTTAACAGGGAAGTTTTGATTTGATTTTGGGCTTGAGACAAATGAATTGCTAGCCCAAAGGCAAAATACCAGGGTTAGAAAACACCCACCTTTCTTTTGGCTGGCACATATCTGGTCCCCACAGCATCGCTCCATATGCATTAATGAAGCCGTGCTTTAATGACAGGTTGTCTGTGATAAGAGATAAACATGGCCCATTAGGTCAGGGGACGGTGCTGTCTTGCCAGGTTTAAACCAGCCATTCTGCTCTTGCATTCAGCTCTTACATTAGCTTTCAGTTGCTAAGACTAATCTCTTAAAAAGTATACGAGCTAAGAAGTTGGGCAGCAGGCATCTATGATTGTGCCTACAGTGCAAATAACCATTATTCAGGTATATGTCAAGGCTAGGGAAGTCCTAACTGAGCTGAGCCTGTAGGCCTTTGGAAATTGAAACTCAGGGAATTATCTGATGAAATATGGTCAACCGAAGCCTTGTTTAGTCCTAACAGAAAGCTCATTTTCTTTACTTGCTTCTCAGAGCACTTCAGTGAACTCTGAAAATTTCTAATGGTCACAATCGTGTACCAAGGCAACTTTCACTGGGAGGCCCCATTgttgttttagggatttttttgtcACTGGCACAGTCCATATCAGGAATAAATAAGTTTTTCATCTTTCTAGAATTTTTATTACCCCATTCCTCATGGCTCAGCTCATGCAAACAGCGTTTTGGAATCCCTCTGGTAGAAGTAATCAGGAGGACATCAGTAACTTATGACGACTTGTTAACATACAATTTGCAGAATagctagaaaaaaatattccaataCTCTACAGCAGTGACCACAAAACTCCTCTTTATCATGATGATCCTGCTATGCTTTGGGAGAatccaaaagcatttttttattgaTATCATTCAGGCTGAAATTGCtgatgaaatatgttttctttggaatatgctgattttttttctagagcaTTGCAGGAAAAGGTCAACTTTCGCAAACATGCACactgcagaaaaaagaaaggttaaaaaatcAGAATAGTTAAAGTATCACATTTCACTCCTTCACTCCTCAAACAGCTTTTAATTCTGAAAGAACAAAGGTAAAAATTAAAACGAAACATTTCAAACAATCAAAATGACCTAATATCTTTGGGGTGGGAATAGtaagttttcagaaatgtttcacTTTTCCAGATATTTCATTATTAGACAACTTATGAAATCTTAGACTTTCACCAGAGAATAGATCTGTTTCCTACCCAGTTCCAACTTGTTTGTAGAAACCGGGCCTTTCACAGATTTCCCCCGCAGAATACACCCATCCCCTAGAGAAAGGCTCAGGTGGCAAGCAGCCACTCACACTGAAAAATTACGCAAAGATGGGTGGATTTTATGCTCTCTTACAACTACTTTAAGAATAATCAGTC from Apteryx mantelli isolate bAptMan1 chromosome 7, bAptMan1.hap1, whole genome shotgun sequence encodes the following:
- the PPP1R3C gene encoding protein phosphatase 1 regulatory subunit 3C, with the translated sequence MIQILDPRPLPSPIMPVDVAMRICLAHSPPLKSFLSPLENCQRNNFVNRFKPLRPCLNMKRDAEAQKSDWNRPSARAKKRVVFADSKGLSLTAIHTFSEFQEHPVWDLQFDLLGLENITSSLKLHEEKNLILGFPRPSADYLDFRSRLQKNFVCLENCTLLEKVLSGTVKVKNVSFEKKVQVRITFDTWKTYTDIECIYMNNVYGDSDNDTFSFTIDLPPAISSQEKIEFCISYQSGEHIFWDNNEGQNYKILHAEWKSDGVQIPSARDDCIDLQAPRKAQEREPDQLGSPRMSSGLFPQWQSLGGIENSSPYW